The Geotalea uraniireducens Rf4 genome window below encodes:
- a CDS encoding oxidoreductase: protein MRKLFDETKINHLLLPNRLVRSATWEGMCEADGRPTKKLAACYANLARGGVGLIITGYAFIRPDGRQLPGQMGIHTDSFAAEMRALTETVHREGGKVCLQLVHVGGQTSSKTIGRQPVAPSAIKVEQFPEEAAELSVKEIGEIAAQFGEGARRAKEYGFNAVQLHASHGYLINQFLSPLTNRRSDAYGGSIENRCRFLLEAYWRVRKAVGSEFPVLVKLNGDDNLAGGLSLDDAITAARALDEEGIDAIEVSGGTPASGDRTPVRQGIDSREQEAYNLPLAYRIKQAVSCPVMVVGGLRSFEIVEGIIRREEADYVAMARPFIREPALAKRWAGGDESHARCISCNGCFKPGLKSGGIYCVVDRIEQESKRVSL, encoded by the coding sequence ATGAGAAAGCTGTTTGATGAGACAAAAATCAATCATCTGCTGCTGCCGAACCGCTTGGTACGCTCCGCCACCTGGGAAGGGATGTGCGAAGCAGATGGTCGCCCGACCAAAAAACTGGCCGCCTGTTACGCCAACCTGGCCAGAGGCGGAGTCGGCCTGATCATCACCGGCTACGCCTTCATCCGTCCCGACGGAAGACAGCTTCCCGGCCAGATGGGTATCCATACCGACAGCTTTGCTGCAGAGATGCGTGCACTAACCGAAACGGTCCACCGGGAAGGGGGAAAGGTCTGCCTCCAGCTCGTACACGTGGGAGGCCAGACCAGCTCCAAGACCATCGGCCGCCAACCGGTAGCCCCCTCCGCAATCAAGGTCGAACAGTTTCCCGAAGAAGCGGCGGAACTGTCGGTTAAAGAGATAGGGGAGATTGCGGCCCAGTTCGGCGAGGGGGCACGCAGAGCCAAGGAGTACGGCTTCAACGCCGTCCAGCTCCATGCATCCCATGGTTACCTCATCAACCAGTTTCTCTCACCGCTGACCAACCGGAGGAGTGACGCATACGGCGGGAGCATCGAAAACCGTTGCCGCTTCCTCCTCGAAGCCTACTGGCGCGTGCGGAAAGCCGTGGGTAGCGAATTCCCCGTGCTCGTGAAACTGAACGGCGACGACAACCTGGCCGGCGGACTGAGTCTGGATGACGCGATAACGGCCGCCCGTGCCCTAGACGAGGAGGGAATCGATGCAATCGAGGTGAGCGGCGGCACCCCTGCCTCCGGCGACCGGACACCCGTTCGGCAGGGGATCGACAGCCGTGAGCAGGAAGCGTATAACCTCCCCCTTGCCTATCGGATCAAGCAGGCGGTATCCTGTCCGGTTATGGTGGTCGGCGGACTTCGCTCGTTTGAAATTGTCGAGGGCATCATTCGCCGGGAAGAGGCGGATTATGTGGCCATGGCACGGCCATTCATCCGTGAGCCCGCGCTGGCAAAGCGATGGGCAGGCGGAGACGAGTCCCATGCCCGTTGCATCTCCTGCAACGGTTGCTTTAAACCGGGGCTTAAGAGTGGTGGAATTTACTGCGTGGTGGACAGGATCGAGCAGGAAAGCAAAAGAGTCTCGCTGTAA
- a CDS encoding AEC family transporter: MSNIILLAVCFGAGIFLQRTGRFPVATPAALNGFIIHISLPALTLLHIHRLHLDSTIIFTAAMAWCLFGAGFLLFRVVGRLAGLTSGTTGALMLVGGLGNTSFVGLPMIEAYYGKEFLGVGIIADQLGSFLVLSTLGIAIATIYSSGDVSPRQMVRKVLLFPPFQALVIAFLLIPVPFPDWLAIILQKLGDTLTPLALASVGFQLRLGHIRGELKPLGLGLLYKLVIGPALLTLLFAGIMGGSGKVMQVTLFEAAMAPMITAGIIAVDHDLNPPLVTLMIGIGIPLSFLTLPAWWWLLQGV; this comes from the coding sequence ATGTCGAATATCATCCTGCTGGCAGTCTGCTTTGGCGCAGGGATCTTTCTCCAAAGGACCGGTCGCTTTCCGGTCGCCACCCCGGCGGCACTGAACGGCTTCATCATCCACATATCACTGCCGGCTCTGACGCTTCTCCACATTCACCGACTTCACTTGGACAGCACGATCATCTTTACCGCCGCCATGGCCTGGTGCCTGTTCGGCGCCGGATTCCTGTTGTTTCGTGTTGTCGGGAGGCTGGCAGGCCTGACATCCGGCACCACTGGCGCTCTCATGCTCGTCGGCGGGCTGGGTAATACCTCCTTCGTCGGGCTGCCGATGATCGAAGCCTACTACGGCAAGGAATTTCTCGGCGTGGGAATCATCGCCGACCAGCTCGGATCCTTCCTCGTTCTATCCACCCTCGGAATAGCCATTGCGACGATTTACTCTTCCGGCGACGTGTCGCCACGCCAGATGGTGCGGAAGGTCCTCCTTTTCCCGCCATTCCAGGCCCTGGTGATCGCCTTTCTTCTCATCCCGGTCCCCTTCCCGGACTGGCTGGCCATAATCCTGCAAAAACTCGGCGACACCCTGACCCCGCTGGCACTGGCCTCGGTCGGCTTCCAGCTCCGACTGGGCCACATCCGGGGCGAGTTGAAGCCGCTTGGCCTCGGGCTCCTTTATAAGCTGGTTATCGGCCCGGCCCTCCTCACCCTCCTCTTTGCCGGCATCATGGGGGGAAGCGGCAAAGTCATGCAGGTTACCCTTTTCGAAGCGGCCATGGCACCCATGATCACCGCCGGTATCATCGCGGTCGACCACGATCTCAATCCGCCGCTGGTAACCCTCATGATCGGCATCGGCATCCCTCTTTCGTTTCTTACCCTGCCGGCATGGTGGTGGCTTTTACAAGGGGTGTAA
- a CDS encoding peptide chain release factor 3 → MKKHNEKEISRRRTFAIISHPDAGKTTITEKLLLFGGAIQQAGEVRARKAARHATSDWMEMEKQRGISVTSSVMKFTYRDFEINLLDTPGHNDFSEDTYRTLTAVDSVLMVIDSVKGVESQTKKLLEVCRLRHTPIMTFINKLDREGREPLDLLDDIESTLNIQCAPMTWPVGMGKRFRGTYHLYSKELTFFDPEADKGTGQTITVKGLEDPLLDELLGSQVEELRNDVELLEGAAHPFEQEAYLAGLQTPVFFGSAINTFGIQQLLDTFVEHAPAPLPRETESRAVSPYEEPFTGFTFKIQANMDPAHRDRIAFFRICSGKFIRGMKVRHIRLGREVQIANATIFMAQDRTNVDEAYPGDIIGIHNHGTIKIGDTFTQGEELKYTGIPNFAPEHFRKVRLLDPMKSKALEKGLVQLAEEGTTQVFRPLMGSDWIVGAVGLLQFDVVMHRLEHEYKVKAAYEPVSYVTARWVTGEKKKLEEFEKKEAMHLYRDGEGNLAYLAASQWRLDNTMENWREIQFHATREHS, encoded by the coding sequence ATGAAAAAGCATAATGAGAAAGAAATAAGCCGCAGGCGTACTTTCGCCATCATCAGTCACCCTGATGCAGGGAAGACAACCATTACGGAAAAGCTTCTCCTCTTTGGCGGCGCCATCCAGCAGGCCGGTGAGGTCCGGGCCCGCAAGGCTGCCCGCCATGCCACCTCCGACTGGATGGAGATGGAAAAGCAGCGCGGCATCTCCGTTACCTCCTCGGTTATGAAGTTCACCTACAGGGATTTCGAGATCAACCTCCTCGACACGCCGGGCCACAACGATTTTTCCGAGGATACCTACCGTACCCTCACCGCCGTCGACTCGGTCCTCATGGTGATCGATTCGGTCAAAGGGGTGGAGAGCCAGACCAAGAAGCTTCTCGAAGTCTGTCGCCTGCGCCATACCCCGATCATGACTTTTATCAACAAACTGGACCGTGAAGGGCGCGAGCCCCTTGACCTCCTCGACGACATCGAGAGCACCCTGAATATCCAGTGCGCTCCCATGACCTGGCCGGTCGGGATGGGCAAACGGTTCCGCGGCACCTATCACCTTTACAGCAAAGAGCTGACCTTCTTCGATCCGGAGGCCGATAAGGGTACCGGTCAGACCATAACCGTCAAGGGGCTGGAGGACCCACTCCTCGACGAGTTGCTGGGTTCCCAGGTCGAGGAACTCCGAAATGACGTGGAACTCCTTGAAGGTGCAGCACACCCCTTTGAGCAGGAGGCATATCTCGCCGGTCTGCAGACGCCGGTCTTTTTCGGCAGTGCCATCAACACCTTCGGCATCCAGCAGCTCCTTGACACCTTCGTTGAACATGCCCCGGCGCCTTTGCCGCGAGAGACCGAGAGCCGTGCCGTTTCCCCTTACGAGGAGCCGTTCACCGGCTTCACCTTTAAAATTCAGGCCAACATGGACCCGGCTCACCGGGACCGCATCGCCTTCTTCCGCATCTGTTCAGGGAAGTTTATCCGCGGCATGAAGGTGCGGCACATCCGTCTCGGCCGCGAGGTGCAGATCGCCAACGCCACCATCTTCATGGCACAGGATCGCACCAACGTGGACGAGGCCTACCCCGGCGACATCATCGGCATCCATAACCACGGCACCATCAAGATCGGCGACACCTTTACCCAGGGGGAAGAGCTCAAATATACCGGTATCCCCAACTTTGCGCCGGAGCATTTCCGCAAGGTGCGCCTTCTTGATCCGATGAAATCCAAAGCCCTGGAGAAAGGGCTCGTCCAGCTTGCCGAAGAGGGGACGACCCAGGTCTTCCGCCCCCTGATGGGGAGCGACTGGATCGTCGGCGCCGTCGGTCTTCTCCAATTCGACGTGGTCATGCACCGGCTGGAGCATGAGTACAAGGTCAAGGCAGCCTATGAGCCGGTTTCCTACGTTACCGCCCGCTGGGTAACCGGTGAGAAGAAAAAACTGGAAGAGTTTGAGAAGAAGGAAGCGATGCACCTCTATCGGGACGGCGAGGGAAATCTTGCTTACCTTGCTGCGAGCCAGTGGCGGCTTGACAACACCATGGAAAACTGGCGGGAAATACAGTTCCACGCCACCAGGGAACATAGCTGA
- a CDS encoding TatD family hydrolase — protein sequence MLIDTHCHLAAPSLASRLPEVIDAGKMAGVEKFIVPGVGPEDWELINELQMNWQEIYPAFGLHPMRADLICSEVLVRLEFLSRSAVAIGEIGLDYTLTDVPRQIQISAFRSQLALALKYNLPILIHCRKAFQDLLTILKDVDIRKVGGVMHAFSGSPETAQECIKLGLYISVAGTVTYSNAVRPLEVVKRIPLQRLLLETDAPDLTPEPYRGQANEPAFIVETARKVAQIKGVTVEEVATATTLNANKLFRLI from the coding sequence ATGTTGATTGACACCCACTGCCATCTGGCGGCCCCCTCCCTTGCCTCCAGACTGCCTGAGGTTATAGATGCCGGCAAGATGGCCGGCGTGGAAAAGTTCATCGTTCCCGGGGTCGGCCCGGAAGACTGGGAGCTAATCAACGAGCTGCAAATGAACTGGCAGGAGATCTATCCAGCCTTTGGCCTGCATCCCATGCGAGCCGATCTTATTTGCAGCGAAGTTCTGGTACGGCTGGAATTCCTCTCCCGGTCTGCAGTGGCAATCGGTGAAATCGGCCTTGACTACACGTTAACCGACGTTCCAAGGCAAATACAAATATCCGCATTTCGCAGCCAGCTTGCACTGGCGTTAAAGTACAATTTGCCGATACTCATCCACTGCCGCAAAGCTTTCCAGGATCTGCTCACCATCCTCAAGGATGTAGATATACGGAAGGTCGGCGGAGTAATGCACGCCTTTTCCGGCAGCCCGGAAACTGCACAGGAATGCATAAAGCTGGGGCTTTACATTTCTGTAGCCGGAACCGTGACCTATTCCAATGCAGTAAGACCTCTGGAAGTGGTGAAAAGAATCCCTCTCCAGCGCCTGCTCCTGGAAACGGACGCACCGGACTTGACACCTGAACCGTATCGGGGTCAAGCCAACGAACCGGCATTTATTGTTGAAACTGCGCGGAAGGTGGCCCAGATCAAAGGGGTCACAGTAGAAGAAGTCGCGACTGCGACTACTTTGAATGCAAATAAATTGTTTCGTTTGATCTAA
- a CDS encoding tRNA threonylcarbamoyladenosine dehydratase produces MSNLHRFSRTELLIGPQGLDKLKNSTVAVFGLGGVGSFAAEALCRAGIGRLVIVDFDDICLTNVNRQLHALDGTVGKAKALVMAERLRLINPQADIVPYKDFYAADNSDFFLSHGYDYVVDAIDHITSKLHLIRSCKEKEIPIISSMGAAAKLDPTLIKVADIAETQKCRMARSVRKLLKKQGISCGVKVVFSTEEYRQQDVKDGGCKGNCICPNKDDQRFSCEHRRVILGSISFIPSIFGLTMAGVVVNDLLSAH; encoded by the coding sequence ATGTCCAATCTGCACCGTTTTTCCCGCACTGAATTACTCATCGGCCCTCAAGGTCTGGATAAGCTGAAAAACTCGACCGTGGCAGTCTTTGGCCTGGGCGGCGTCGGCAGTTTTGCCGCCGAGGCTCTCTGCCGAGCCGGAATCGGTCGGCTGGTGATCGTCGACTTCGACGACATCTGCCTGACCAACGTCAACCGCCAGCTCCACGCACTGGACGGCACAGTCGGTAAAGCCAAGGCCCTGGTAATGGCCGAACGGCTGAGGCTGATCAACCCGCAGGCCGACATCGTCCCCTACAAGGACTTCTACGCCGCCGACAACAGCGATTTCTTCTTGTCTCACGGTTACGACTACGTGGTGGACGCCATTGACCATATCACCAGCAAACTCCACCTGATCCGAAGCTGCAAGGAAAAAGAGATCCCTATTATTTCCAGCATGGGAGCAGCGGCCAAGCTCGACCCGACACTGATAAAGGTAGCTGACATCGCCGAAACCCAGAAATGCCGCATGGCCCGTTCCGTGCGCAAGCTATTAAAAAAACAGGGAATATCCTGCGGGGTCAAGGTGGTGTTTTCCACCGAGGAGTACCGTCAGCAGGATGTAAAAGACGGCGGCTGCAAGGGGAATTGCATCTGCCCAAACAAGGACGACCAGCGATTCTCCTGCGAGCACCGACGGGTTATTCTCGGCAGCATTTCCTTCATACCGTCGATTTTCGGACTTACCATGGCCGGGGTGGTGGTAAACGACCTCCTGTCAGCGCATTAA
- a CDS encoding ferritin-like domain-containing protein codes for MGKEYTVQEALKLAIQAEKDSMDFYRRAASVTRNERAKKVFELLANEEVGHLKSFFDHYKGGNFGDLMSFIESPPNKKNATYLALEKAIDEETHEQLALEIALKEEKSCIDQYTIIGKDIIDPLVRGIFERVVKETQNHYDMIEDEYMHIMTMVDKSDQDIYVRE; via the coding sequence ATGGGAAAAGAGTATACGGTACAGGAAGCACTGAAGCTGGCCATTCAGGCTGAGAAAGACAGTATGGACTTTTATCGGCGGGCTGCATCGGTTACCAGGAATGAGCGGGCAAAAAAGGTTTTCGAGTTGCTGGCCAATGAAGAAGTGGGACACCTTAAATCCTTTTTTGATCACTACAAGGGAGGAAATTTCGGAGATCTCATGTCGTTCATTGAGTCGCCGCCCAACAAGAAGAATGCCACCTACCTGGCCCTGGAGAAAGCCATCGACGAGGAAACCCACGAGCAACTGGCTTTGGAGATCGCCCTCAAGGAAGAAAAATCCTGCATTGACCAGTACACCATTATTGGTAAGGACATCATTGACCCGCTGGTCAGAGGGATTTTTGAACGTGTGGTAAAAGAGACACAAAACCACTATGACATGATAGAAGACGAGTACATGCATATCATGACCATGGTCGACAAATCAGATCAAGACATTTATGTGAGGGAATGA